The Phycisphaeraceae bacterium genome contains the following window.
CCGAAGGCCGCTCACGATTCCGATCCTCGAGTATCACGAAGATGGTCGCGTCTCATGGGGCTGGTACCCGGGCATCGGCGATGAGATGGTGCCGATTCACTGGACGGTGACCCCTGAAGTTGAACAGGGCGCGCGGGTGATTCATCGCCACGGACCGTTTCGAAACGACACCGAGCACCTGATCGAACTTGCCAACGATGCAGAGAGCTGGCGCTGGTACATGTGCAATCTCCGCACCGTGCTTGAGGCCCGCGTGGACATGCGCCACGAGAGGCCGTTGTGAGGTGAGATGAGGCAAGGCGAGGCGAGCGCGTGACGGTCCGGTGTCGCGGAACACGCCACGGACAGATCCAACTCTCACAAGAGCA
Protein-coding sequences here:
- a CDS encoding SRPBCC domain-containing protein, translating into MVRLENDGVWVTLKETIAAHHEEVFACLTTEAGLIRWFPVACQVELRTGGQMKLAFDAKFRRPLTIPILEYHEDGRVSWGWYPGIGDEMVPIHWTVTPEVEQGARVIHRHGPFRNDTEHLIELANDAESWRWYMCNLRTVLEARVDMRHERPL